One part of the Cellvibrionales bacterium genome encodes these proteins:
- a CDS encoding glutamate synthase subunit alpha: MRARGLYNPSNEHDACGIGFVAHIKGQKSHSIIEQGLQILENLEHRGAVGSDPLMGDGAGILIQIPDQFYREEMAKQGVNLPPAGEYGVGMVFLPKESASRIACEQEIERAVRNEGQVILGWRDVPVDLAMPMSPTVRAKEPVIRQIFIGHSQSVLVTDALERKLYIIRKSSGHAIQSLKLRHGKEFFVPSMSARTVVYKGLLLANQVGVYYKDLQDPRCVSALALVHQRFSTNTFPEWPLAHPYRMIAHNGEINTVKGNFNWMRAREGVMKSAVLGDDLQKLFPLIYEGQSDTACFDNALELLVMAGYPIAQAMMMMVPEAWENHTLMDENRRAFYEYHAAMMEPWDGPAALAFTDGRYIGGTLDRNGLRPARFIVTDDDLVVMASESGTLPISDANITRKWRLQPGKMFLIDLEEGRIIGDKELKDTYASAKPYKAWINSVRIKLEELKAADAAVDASTVSLLDRQQAFGYTQEDIKTILSTMAQNGEEATGSMGNDSPLAVMSDKLKPLYSYFKQLFAQVTNPPIDPIREAMVMSLVSFIGPKPNLLDTNNINPPLRLEVSQPVLDVADMQRIRGIDALTGGNFKSFELNICYPVAWGKEGVEARLASLCAKAVDAIKDGYNILVVSDRKMDAEHVAIPALLATAAIHQHLVRKGLRTATGLVVETGSAKEVHHFALLGGYGAEAVHPYLAIETLAELANSLPGELTAEKAVYNFKKAISKGLMKVMSKMGISTYMSYCGAQIFEAIGLNRALVDKYFTGTPSNVEGIGLFEIAEEAIRLHKQAFGNDQVLASMLDAGGEYAFRVRGEEHMWTPDAIAKLQHSTKTNSYSTYKEYAQIINDQSQRHMTLRGLFEFRFDKAQPIPVEEVEPAKEIVKRFASGAMSLGSISSEAHTTLAVAMNRIGGKSNTGEGGEDPLRYRGEQKGVTIKDGDTIASVIGSDRIVADIPLQAGDSLRSRIKQVAAGRFGVTAEYLNSADQIQIKMAQGAKPGEGGQLPGGKVSEYIAQLRFSVPGVGLISPPPHHDIYSIEDLAQLIHDLKNANPRADISVKLVAEVGVGTVAAGVAKAKSDHLVIAGHDGGTGASPLSSVKHAGAPWELGLSETQQTLVLNGLRSRIRVQADGQMKTGRDVVIAALLGADEVGFATAPLVVEGCIMLRKCHLNTCSVGVATQDPVLRKKFSGKPEHVVNYFFFVAEEARQIMAQLGVRTFDELIGRSDLLDKSKAITHWKAKGLDFSKLLYQPKVASVAERYHVENQDHGLDKALDNELIAKSAAALEKGTKVSFTSPVKNLNRTVGTMLSSEVAKRYGHAGLPNDTIHIELNGTAGQSAAAFLAHGITLDLVGEGNDYVGKGLSGGRVIVRPNKDFRGVASENMIIGNTVLYGAIAGEAYFSGVAGERFAVRNSGAATVVEGVGDHGCEYMTGGTVVVLGDTGRNFAAGMSGGIAYVYDPAGNFASKCNMDMVKLEPVLTAAEQDKQVERAMWHSELRGEQGVEDETLLKSLIERHAKYTGSERAQVILKDWDNSRKLFVKVFPDEYRRALREINAAASVAA; encoded by the coding sequence ATGCGTGCGCGCGGCTTATACAACCCGTCCAATGAACACGATGCCTGCGGTATCGGGTTTGTCGCCCATATAAAAGGCCAAAAGAGTCACTCTATTATTGAGCAAGGCCTGCAGATTCTGGAAAACCTTGAGCATCGCGGCGCGGTGGGGTCTGACCCGTTGATGGGCGACGGCGCGGGTATTTTGATCCAGATTCCTGACCAGTTTTACCGCGAAGAAATGGCAAAACAGGGCGTAAACCTGCCGCCCGCCGGTGAGTACGGTGTGGGCATGGTATTTTTGCCGAAAGAATCAGCTTCGCGCATTGCTTGCGAGCAAGAAATTGAGCGCGCTGTGCGCAACGAAGGGCAGGTAATTTTGGGGTGGCGCGATGTGCCGGTTGACTTGGCTATGCCCATGTCGCCCACCGTGCGCGCCAAAGAGCCTGTGATCCGTCAGATTTTTATTGGCCACAGTCAAAGCGTGTTGGTAACAGATGCGTTAGAACGCAAGCTGTATATCATCCGCAAGTCATCGGGGCACGCTATTCAGTCTTTGAAATTGCGTCACGGCAAAGAGTTCTTCGTGCCTTCGATGTCGGCGCGCACGGTCGTTTATAAGGGCTTGTTGTTAGCTAACCAAGTTGGTGTTTATTACAAAGATTTACAAGATCCGCGCTGCGTATCCGCATTGGCGCTGGTGCATCAACGTTTCTCAACCAACACCTTCCCAGAATGGCCATTGGCGCATCCGTATCGCATGATCGCGCACAACGGTGAAATCAATACCGTGAAAGGCAATTTCAACTGGATGCGCGCGCGCGAAGGTGTGATGAAATCTGCTGTGTTGGGCGATGATTTACAGAAATTGTTCCCGCTGATTTATGAAGGGCAATCTGATACCGCATGCTTCGATAATGCGCTGGAATTGCTGGTGATGGCGGGCTATCCGATTGCGCAAGCAATGATGATGATGGTGCCTGAAGCGTGGGAAAACCACACGTTGATGGATGAAAATCGTCGCGCGTTTTACGAATACCACGCGGCAATGATGGAGCCGTGGGATGGTCCTGCGGCACTGGCGTTTACGGATGGCCGTTACATCGGTGGCACCTTGGATCGCAACGGTCTGCGCCCAGCGCGTTTTATCGTCACCGATGATGACTTGGTAGTGATGGCATCAGAATCTGGCACGCTGCCAATTTCCGATGCGAATATCACCAGAAAATGGCGCTTGCAGCCAGGAAAAATGTTCCTGATTGATTTGGAAGAAGGTCGCATCATTGGCGACAAAGAGTTGAAGGATACTTACGCCAGCGCCAAACCTTACAAAGCATGGATTAATTCTGTGCGCATCAAATTGGAAGAATTGAAAGCGGCGGATGCTGCTGTTGATGCGTCAACGGTGAGTTTGTTGGATCGTCAGCAGGCTTTTGGTTATACGCAAGAAGACATCAAAACCATTTTGTCTACGATGGCGCAAAACGGCGAAGAAGCTACCGGCTCGATGGGCAATGACTCACCGCTGGCGGTGATGTCCGATAAATTGAAGCCGCTGTACAGCTACTTCAAACAGTTGTTTGCGCAGGTTACCAATCCGCCTATCGATCCAATTCGTGAAGCGATGGTGATGTCCTTGGTGTCTTTCATCGGCCCGAAACCGAATTTGCTGGATACCAATAACATCAACCCGCCGCTGCGTTTGGAAGTGTCGCAGCCGGTGTTGGATGTGGCGGACATGCAGCGTATTCGCGGCATTGATGCATTGACTGGCGGCAACTTCAAATCGTTTGAACTCAATATTTGTTACCCCGTTGCATGGGGCAAAGAAGGTGTAGAAGCGCGCTTGGCTTCTCTGTGTGCCAAAGCGGTTGATGCGATCAAAGATGGTTACAACATTTTGGTTGTGTCTGATCGAAAAATGGACGCAGAACACGTTGCAATTCCCGCGCTGTTGGCAACGGCCGCTATTCATCAGCACTTGGTGAGAAAAGGTTTGCGCACAGCTACAGGTTTGGTGGTAGAAACAGGCTCGGCAAAAGAAGTACATCACTTTGCTTTGTTGGGCGGTTACGGTGCAGAAGCTGTGCATCCGTATTTGGCTATTGAAACATTGGCAGAATTGGCGAACAGTTTGCCTGGCGAATTGACGGCTGAAAAAGCGGTTTACAACTTCAAAAAAGCCATCAGTAAAGGCTTGATGAAAGTCATGTCCAAAATGGGCATCTCGACTTACATGTCTTACTGCGGCGCGCAAATTTTTGAGGCGATTGGCTTGAATCGCGCCTTGGTGGATAAATATTTCACCGGCACACCCTCTAATGTGGAAGGCATTGGGTTGTTTGAAATTGCTGAAGAAGCCATTCGTTTACACAAACAAGCGTTTGGCAACGACCAAGTGTTGGCTTCTATGTTGGATGCGGGTGGCGAGTATGCTTTCCGTGTGCGCGGTGAAGAGCATATGTGGACGCCGGATGCGATTGCCAAATTGCAGCATTCCACAAAAACCAACAGCTACAGCACATATAAAGAATACGCACAGATCATTAACGACCAAAGCCAGCGTCACATGACGCTGCGCGGTTTGTTTGAGTTCCGTTTTGACAAAGCGCAGCCTATTCCTGTGGAAGAAGTGGAGCCGGCAAAAGAAATCGTGAAGCGTTTTGCTTCCGGCGCAATGTCATTGGGTTCGATCAGCAGTGAAGCGCACACCACCTTGGCAGTGGCAATGAACCGCATTGGTGGTAAATCGAATACAGGTGAAGGCGGTGAAGATCCATTGCGTTATCGCGGTGAACAGAAAGGTGTGACGATTAAAGATGGCGACACCATTGCCTCGGTGATCGGCAGCGATCGCATCGTGGCGGATATTCCGCTGCAAGCGGGCGATTCACTGCGTTCGCGCATCAAACAGGTAGCGGCTGGGCGCTTTGGTGTCACGGCTGAATATTTGAATTCTGCCGATCAAATCCAGATCAAAATGGCGCAAGGCGCAAAGCCGGGTGAAGGCGGTCAGTTGCCCGGTGGCAAAGTGTCGGAATACATCGCACAACTGCGTTTTTCTGTGCCGGGTGTGGGCTTGATTTCACCGCCTCCGCATCACGATATTTATTCCATCGAAGATTTGGCGCAGTTGATTCACGATTTGAAAAACGCCAATCCACGCGCTGATATTTCGGTGAAGTTGGTGGCTGAAGTGGGTGTAGGTACTGTTGCTGCTGGTGTGGCTAAAGCGAAATCGGATCACTTGGTGATTGCCGGTCACGATGGCGGCACTGGTGCGTCACCATTGTCTTCTGTAAAACACGCCGGTGCGCCGTGGGAATTGGGTCTCTCTGAAACGCAACAAACACTGGTGCTCAACGGTTTGCGCAGCCGTATTCGCGTGCAAGCGGATGGTCAAATGAAAACCGGTCGCGATGTAGTGATTGCAGCGCTGCTGGGCGCTGATGAAGTCGGTTTTGCTACGGCGCCTTTGGTGGTGGAAGGCTGCATTATGTTGCGCAAATGCCATTTGAATACTTGTTCAGTCGGTGTGGCCACGCAAGATCCAGTGTTGCGCAAAAAGTTTTCTGGCAAGCCTGAACATGTGGTGAATTATTTCTTCTTTGTGGCGGAAGAAGCGCGTCAAATTATGGCGCAGCTTGGTGTGCGTACATTTGATGAATTGATTGGTCGTTCTGATTTGTTGGATAAATCCAAAGCGATTACGCATTGGAAAGCCAAAGGTTTGGATTTCAGCAAACTGCTGTATCAACCAAAAGTGGCGAGCGTTGCAGAGCGTTATCATGTGGAGAATCAAGATCACGGCCTTGATAAAGCACTGGATAACGAGTTGATTGCAAAGTCTGCTGCGGCCTTAGAAAAAGGCACAAAAGTCTCTTTCACTTCGCCGGTGAAAAACTTGAACCGCACCGTGGGCACCATGCTGTCCAGTGAAGTGGCGAAGCGCTACGGTCATGCCGGTTTGCCGAATGACACCATTCATATCGAATTAAATGGCACGGCGGGGCAGTCAGCCGCCGCATTTTTGGCGCACGGCATCACACTGGATTTGGTGGGTGAAGGCAACGACTATGTGGGCAAAGGTTTGTCGGGTGGTCGCGTAATCGTTCGTCCTAACAAAGATTTTCGTGGAGTCGCTTCTGAAAACATGATCATCGGCAACACTGTGCTGTACGGTGCGATTGCCGGTGAAGCGTATTTCAGCGGCGTGGCGGGTGAGCGATTCGCGGTGCGCAATTCTGGCGCTGCCACTGTTGTTGAAGGCGTGGGCGATCACGGCTGCGAATACATGACGGGCGGAACAGTTGTGGTGTTAGGCGACACTGGCCGCAACTTTGCAGCGGGTATGTCGGGTGGTATCGCCTATGTATACGATCCAGCAGGCAATTTTGCTAGCAAGTGCAATATGGATATGGTGAAACTGGAACCAGTTTTGACAGCAGCGGAACAAGACAAACAAGTTGAGCGCGCTATGTGGCACAGCGAACTGCGCGGTGAACAGGGTGTTGAAGATGAAACCTTGTTGAAGAGTTTGATTGAGCGCCATGCAAAATATACAGGCAGTGAGCGTGCGCAAGTCATTCTCAAAGACTGGGATAACAGCCGCAAATTATTTGTGAAAGTGTTTCCTGACGAGTATCGCCGCGCATTGCGCGAAATTAATGCAGCTGCCAGCGTGGCTGCGTAA
- a CDS encoding glutamate synthase subunit beta, whose amino-acid sequence MGKVTGFMEFDRQKDEYGAVAERLKHYKECVIPMANEKATVQAARCMDCGTPFCTTGCPINNIIPDWNDLVYKGNYQQALNTLHSTNNFPEFTGRICPAPCEAACTLNVNRDAVGIKSIERFIAEKGWENSWVVPQPAAQKTGKKVAVVGSGPAGLAAAQQLARAGHDVTVFEKNDRIGGLMRYGIPGFKMEKSVIDRRMEQMQAEGVTFRTGVLVGKDFPSIVNNWSKETISPEQLQKDFDAVVMAGGAEMPRDLPAPGRELQGIHFAMEFLPQQNKVDAGDKLSKQILAAGKHVVVIAGGDTGSDCVGTSNRHGALSVTQLEVMPKPPEQENKPLVWPYWPMKLRTSTSHDEGCERDWAVSTKRFEGKDGKVEKIIACRVAFKDGKMEEVPNSEFEIKADLILLAMGFVSPVAAVVDAFSVEKDARGNVKATTDGEGCYRTSVDKVFTAGDMRRGQSLVVWAIREGRQCAREVDAFLMGASDLPR is encoded by the coding sequence ATGGGTAAAGTTACAGGCTTCATGGAGTTTGATCGTCAGAAAGACGAATATGGCGCAGTGGCAGAGCGCCTCAAACACTACAAAGAATGTGTCATTCCAATGGCAAATGAAAAGGCAACAGTGCAAGCTGCGCGTTGCATGGATTGCGGTACGCCGTTTTGTACAACAGGCTGTCCGATTAACAACATCATTCCTGATTGGAATGATTTGGTTTACAAAGGCAATTATCAGCAAGCGCTGAATACACTGCATTCCACCAATAATTTTCCTGAGTTTACGGGGCGCATTTGTCCTGCGCCTTGCGAAGCGGCTTGCACTTTGAATGTAAATCGCGACGCGGTGGGTATTAAGTCCATCGAGCGATTTATTGCAGAAAAAGGATGGGAGAATAGTTGGGTTGTGCCGCAGCCCGCTGCTCAAAAAACAGGTAAAAAAGTGGCGGTGGTTGGTTCTGGCCCTGCGGGCTTGGCAGCGGCGCAGCAATTGGCGCGTGCAGGGCATGATGTCACCGTGTTTGAAAAAAATGATCGTATCGGTGGTTTGATGCGTTACGGCATACCTGGTTTCAAAATGGAGAAATCCGTTATTGATCGTCGTATGGAGCAGATGCAAGCGGAAGGCGTAACATTTCGCACGGGCGTATTGGTTGGTAAAGATTTCCCTAGCATCGTGAACAACTGGTCAAAAGAAACAATTTCGCCAGAACAACTGCAGAAAGATTTTGATGCGGTGGTTATGGCGGGCGGAGCAGAAATGCCGCGTGATTTGCCTGCGCCTGGTCGTGAGTTGCAAGGCATTCATTTTGCGATGGAATTTTTGCCGCAACAAAATAAAGTAGATGCGGGTGACAAACTATCCAAACAAATTCTTGCTGCGGGTAAACATGTGGTGGTGATTGCTGGAGGCGATACCGGATCGGATTGCGTAGGCACATCCAATCGCCACGGTGCGTTGAGCGTGACGCAGTTGGAAGTGATGCCTAAGCCGCCAGAGCAGGAAAATAAACCGCTGGTGTGGCCGTACTGGCCGATGAAATTGCGCACGTCTACTTCACACGATGAGGGTTGCGAGCGCGATTGGGCTGTTTCGACAAAACGCTTTGAAGGCAAAGATGGCAAGGTGGAAAAAATCATCGCCTGCCGCGTTGCATTTAAAGATGGAAAAATGGAAGAAGTGCCAAACTCCGAGTTTGAAATCAAAGCCGATTTGATTTTGTTGGCGATGGGTTTTGTTTCACCGGTTGCTGCGGTGGTGGATGCTTTCAGTGTTGAAAAAGATGCGCGAGGCAATGTGAAGGCGACTACCGATGGCGAAGGCTGCTATCGCACTTCGGTAGATAAGGTATTTACGGCGGGCGATATGCGCCGTGGGCAGTCATTGGTTGTATGGGCTATTCGTGAAGGCCGTCAATGTGCACGAGAAGTGGATGCATTCTTGATGGGGGCATCTGATTTGCCGCGCTAG